The proteins below are encoded in one region of Oncorhynchus masou masou isolate Uvic2021 chromosome 15, UVic_Omas_1.1, whole genome shotgun sequence:
- the LOC135556562 gene encoding cyclin-dependent kinase inhibitor 1B-like isoform X1, producing the protein MSDVRLSNGSPTLERTDARLSDHPKPSACRIIFGSPDREELRRDLKGHLQEMEATASAKWNFDFSSHTPLSNGRFKWELMDCKDIPNFYTRTQRSVKDVCPSGNNTMDLNGNHSIVMVTPRQPSDNTERSESQMESKEQCTGRRKRPASHEYPLSQNKRSHSSSNEVTPCPGLEYTPRKASPRTQT; encoded by the exons ATGTCAGATGTTCGACTTTCAAATGGTAGCCCGACGTTGGAAAGGACGGATGCTCGGTTGTCGGATCACCCCAAACCGTCAGCCTGCAGAATCATTTTCGGCTCGCCGGATCGCGAAGAGTTAAGGCGGGATTTAAAGGGACATTTGCAAGAGATGGAAGCGACGGCCTCAGCGAAGTGGAACTTCGATTTTTCAAGTCACACACCTCTATCGAACGGGAGATTCAAATGGGAATTAATGGATTGTAAAGACATTCCAAATTTCTACACCAGAACGCAACGATCAGTGAAAGACGTTTGCCCCTCTGGGAATAACACTATGGATCTAAATGGGAATCATAGTATTGTGATGGTGACTCCGCGGCAGCCCTCCGATAACACGGAGAGGTCAGAGAGCCAAATGGAGAGTAAAGAGCAGTGCACCGGGCGGAGAAAAAGACCAGCCAGCCATGAAT ACCCCTTGTCCCAAAATAAAAGGTCGCACAGTAGTTCGAATGAAGTTACTCCTTGCCCAGGCTTAGAATACACACCCAGGAAAGCCAGTCCCAGGACTCAAACGTGA